A genomic region of Pelodiscus sinensis isolate JC-2024 chromosome 1, ASM4963464v1, whole genome shotgun sequence contains the following coding sequences:
- the CAPZA3 gene encoding F-actin-capping protein subunit alpha-3, whose protein sequence is MSNKCDLSKEEKVQVICRLLSQAPPGEFYSVFEDLCILVQDDDLMRQEAAQVCAHYNKNNFTSVRIEGTNVLVTRYNDLGGSRFFDPKNKFSFKFDHLSGISSKFQLHSVAWDEAELWRIALSSALKAYVDSHFPSGDCNVFKKTLKNSHIFVACISGHQYTPLGFWNGLWRGKWIFSQIPVITQVTGTINLQLHYFKDANLHMTACKTVEETLHVIDPAQLAIDFVKLIETEDNKFHLAMLENFQALTDEIWRKTLRRQLPVTRTIINWNKLLTNQSMKTNF, encoded by the coding sequence ATGTCCAACAAATGTGATTTGTCTAAGGAAGAGAAAGTGCAGGTCATATGCCGTCTTCTGTCTCAAGCACCCCCAGGTGAATTCTACAGTGTTTTTGAAGATCTCTGTATTCTGGTCCAGGATGATGACTTGATGAGGCAAGAGGCAGCCCAAGTCTGTGCCCATTACAATAAGAACAATTTCACTTCAGTCAGAATAGAAGGAACCAATGTACTGGTGACACGCTACAATGACCTAGGAGGAAGTCGTTTTTTTGACCCAAAAAACAAATTTTCTTTCAAATTTGATCACTTGAGTGGAATATCAAGCAAATTTCAGCTTCATAGTGTCGCGTGGGATGAAGCAGAATTATGGAGAATAGCCCTAAGCAGTGCTCTAAAGGCATACGTGGATAGTCACTTTCCTTCAGGGGATtgcaatgtgtttaaaaaaaccctgaaaaacagTCACATATTTGTGGCCTGTATTTCAGGTCATCAGTACACACCTTTGGGCTTCTGGAATGGTCTTTGGAGAGGTAAATGGATTTTTTCCCAGATTCCAGTTATTACTCAGGTTACAGGGACCATTAATCTGCAATTACACTACTTTAAAGATGCTAACCTCCACATGACAGCCTGCAAAACTGTTGAAGAGACCTTACATGTAATTGACCCAGCCCAGTTGGCCATAGATTTTGTGAAACTCATAGAAACTGAAGACAACAAATTTCACCTTGCCATGTTAGAAAACTTCCAGGCTTTGACAGATGAAATCTGGAGAAAAACTCTACGAAGGCAGCTCCCAGTCACTCGGACTATCATTAACTGGAATAAACTGCTGACCAATCAGAGCATGAAAACCAATTTCTAG